In Pecten maximus unplaced genomic scaffold, xPecMax1.1, whole genome shotgun sequence, the following are encoded in one genomic region:
- the LOC117319199 gene encoding replication factor C subunit 4-like, which translates to MDDLQVVPDQTLDDLIVVCSSDSYEKLDAGIQGMINDGHSASQVITQMHEKLIEKEDLSDKQKAVIFEKLAVSERLQNIILGKQDVDHGLYQSG; encoded by the exons ATGGATGATTTGCAGGTTGTTCCTGACCAGACCTTGGACGACTTGATTGTAGTGTGTAGCTCGGACTCGTACGAGAAACTGGACGCGGGCATACAG GGTATGATTAATGACGGTCACTCCGCCTCACAGGTCATCACACAGATGCATGAGAAACTGATAGAAAAGGAAGACCTATCTGACAAACAGAAGGCAGTCATCTTTGAAAAGCTGGCGGTAAGTGAAAGACTGCAGAA CATAATATTGGGAAAACAGGACGTAGATCACGGACTATACCAGTCAGGTTAG